One Solea senegalensis isolate Sse05_10M linkage group LG3, IFAPA_SoseM_1, whole genome shotgun sequence genomic window carries:
- the rps4x gene encoding 40S ribosomal protein S4, X isoform, producing the protein MFVTWKQLSISLTTGNRQVLFPADSNMARGPKKHLKRVAAPKHWMLDKLTGVFAPRPSTGPHKLRECLPLIIFLRNRLKYALTGDEVKKICMQRFIKIDGKVRTDITYPAGFMDVISIEKTGEYFRLIYDVKGRFTVHRITAEEAKYKLCKVKKLLVGTKGIPHLVTHDARTIRYPDPLIKVNDTVRIDLETGKITEFIKFDTGNLCMVTGGANLGRIGVITNRERHPGSFDVVHVKDSTGNSFATRLSNIFVIGKGNKPWVSLPRGKGIRLTIAEERDKRLAAKQGSS; encoded by the exons TTGTCCATATCATTGACTACCGGAAACCGACAAGTCCTTTTCCCCGCAGACTCCAACATG GCCAGAGGACCGAAGAAGCACCTGAAGCGCGTCGCGGCGCCAAAGCATTGGATGCTGGACAAACTCACCGGAGTGTTC GCTCCTCGTCCTTCCACCGGTCCCCACAAGCTGAGGGAGTGCCTGCCCCTCATCATCTTCCTGAGGAACCGTCTGAAGTATGCCCTGACAGGAGACGAGGTGAAGAAGATCTGCATGCAGAGGTTCATCAAGATCGACGGCAAAGTCCGCACCGATATCACCTACCCTGCTGGATTCATGG ATGTGATCAGCATCGAGAAGACTGGAGAGTATTTCCGTCTGATCTATGATGTGAAAGGACGTTTCACCGTCCACCGCATCACTGCCGAGGAGGCCAAG tacaAGCTGTGTAAGGTGAAGAAGCTCCTTGTCGGCACCAAGGGAATCCCTCACCTGGTGACCCATGACGCTCGCACCATCCGCTACCCCGACCCTCTCATCAAGGTCAACGACACCGTCCGCATCGACCTGGAGACCGGCAAAATCACAGAGTTCATCAAGTTTGATACCG GAAACCTGTGCATGGTGACCGGAGGCGCCAACTTGGGTCGTATCGGCGTGATCACCAACAGAGAGCGTCATCCCGGATCCTTCGACGTGGTCCACGTCAAGGACAGCACAGGAAACAGCTTCGCCACCAGGCTCTCCAACATCTTTGTCATCGGCAAg GGCAACAAGCCGTGGGTGTCCCTGCCCAGAGGAAAGGGAATCCGTCTGACCATCGCCGAGGAGAGAGACAAGAGGCTCGCCGCCAAACAGGGCAGCAGCTAA